In the Alistipes provencensis genome, CAACAATGCCGATGGTGTGAAAACGCTCCGCTTCCAATTCGGCGGTACGGGGTCGGTAACGAAAGCGAATGTGTCGTTTACGGTCGACGCTCCGGGTACGCTGGTCGTGGAGGCCGTTGCGGGCGGTTCCGTTGCCGAAAAGGCCCGTCCGCTGGCTGTGGCTATCGACGGCGCGGAAGTTGCTACGCAGGATACGCCGGATAGCAGCGGGAATGCGCAGAAACTCTCGTTCGATTGCTCGTCGGCCTCCGCCGGATCGAAGATCACGATTTACAGCAAGAACAGCGGTATCAACGTCTTCTCGATTACTTGGACGCCTTTGAACTAAAAGGTGGGGTAATTCAAAAAAAAAGGCGCTCTTTATCGAGCGCCTCTTTTTTGCCGTTTGACCGTTTCGGAACCGGATTTGCAGGGGTGCATTGTGAAAAGTAAATGGATTTTTGTACCTTTGGTGCCGTAACGGCACTTTTAGGATTCGGGCTGTTCGGCTGAACCGGATGCGGTTCGGTCTTGCACTTGTCCGTTCTTATTCGTATCTTTACAAGATATTTCGCTCACAATGGCTGAAAACGAAAAAGACATACTGGAAAATATCGGGGAGCAGGAATACAAGTACGGCTTCACTTCCGACATCGAGACCGAAACCATCGGCAAAGGGCTTTCGGAGGATGTCGTGCGGCTGATCTCCGCCAAGAAGGGCGAGCCGGAGTGGATGACCGAGCGGCGCGTGGCGGCCTACCGCCACTGGCTGACGCTGGAGGCTCCGACATGGGCCCACCTGACGATCCCGCCGATCGACTTTCAGGAGATCATCTACTATGCGGCTCCGAAGCCCAAAAAGCAACTGGGTTCGATGGACGAGGTCGATCCCGAGCTGAAGCGCACGTTCGACAAGCTGGGCATTCCGCTCGAGGAACAGATGGCGCTGGCGGGCGTCGCGGTCGATGCCGTGATGGACTCCGTCTCGGTCAAGACCACCTTCAAGGAGGTGCTGGCCGAGAAAGGGATTATTTTCTGTTCGATCTCCGAGGCGCTGCGCGATTTCCCCGAACTGGTGAAAAAGTACCTCGGGAGCGTCGTGCCCTATACCGACAACTTCTATGCTGCGCTGAACGCCGCGGTCTTTTCCGACGGTTCGTTCTGCTACATTCCCAAAGGTGTGCGCTGCCCGATGGAGCTCTCGACCTATTTCCGCATCAACGCCGCCGGCACGGGGCAGTTCGAACGCACGCTGATCGTGGCCGACGAGGGGGCTTATGTGAGCTACCTCGAGGGGTGCACCGCACCCCAGCGCGACGAGAACCAGTTGCACGCCGCCGTCGTGGAGATCATCGTCGAGCGGGATGCGGAGGTCAAATACTCCACCGTCCAGAACTGGTATCCCGGCGACCGGCAGGGCCGGGGCGGCGTCTATAACTTCGTCACCAAACGCGGCATCTGCCGCGAGAATGCGCGCCTGTCGTGGACGCAGGTCGAGACGGGTTCGGCGATCACATGGAAATACCCGAGCTGCATTCTCGCGGGCGACAACTCCGTCGGGGAGTTCTACTCGGTGGCCATGACCAATAATTTCCAGCAGGCCGACACGGGTACGAAGATGATCCACATTGGCCGCAACACCCGCAGCCGCATCGTTTCGAAAGGCATCTCCGCGGGGCGGAGCGAGAACTCCTACCGGGGGTTGGTCCGCGTGGCGAAGGGGGCCGAGAACGCCCGCAACTACTCGCAGTGCGACTCGTTGCTGATCGGCGACCGGTGCGGGGCGCACACGTTCCCCGTGATCGACGTCCGCAACCGCACGGGCGTGGTGGAGCACGAGGCCACGACCTCGAAGATCTCCGACGACCAGTTGTTCTACTGCAACCAGCGCGGCCTTTCGACCGAGGATGCCGTGGGGCTGATCGTCAACGGCTATGCCCGCGAGGTGTTGTCGAAACTGCCGATGGAATTCGCCGTCGAGGCGCAAAAACTGCTGGCCTTGCAGTTGGAAGGATCGGTCGGATAGCGGAAAGATGAAGGTCGTCGTCATAAACGGAAGTCCCCGCCGCGACGGGTTGGTTTCGCAGATGCTCGGCCATGTGGCCGGCGCACTGCCCGAAGGGTGCGAAGTCGAGACGCTGTTCGTCCGCGACATGCAGGTCCGGCCCTGCACCGGGTGTATGAAATGCCGTTCGCTGGGCCGTTGCGTGCTGCCCGAAGACGATGCGCACCGCACGGCTGAGGCAATTCGCGGGGCCGACGCGCTGATTGTCGGGTCGCCCTGCTATTGGGGCAACATGAGCGGGGCGCTGAAGGTGCTGTTCGACCGGATGGTCTATGCGATGATGGGCGAGCGGGAGAACGGCATGCCGATCCCGCTGCACAAGGGCAAGCGGGCCGTGCTGGTCGCCGCGTGCAATACGGTCTATCCGTTCAGCGTATGGTTTCGCCAGACGACCGGCGTGTTCCGCGCATTGCGCGAGATATTGAAATGGAGCGGTTTCCGGGTCGCCGGGACTTTGGGCCGGAGCGGATGCCGCAAGCGCGGGGTGCTGACGCCCCGAGAGATTGAGAAATGTAAAAAACTGGCAAAAAAGATATGTTAAAGGTAAAAAATTTGCATGCGTCGGTCGACGGCAAGGAGATTCTCCGGGGCATCGACCTCGAGGTCAGGGCCGGCGAGGTGCATGCCATCATGGGCCCCAACGGCTCGGGCAAGTCGACGCTGGCCTCGGTGCTGGCGGGCAATGAGAAATTCACCGTCACCGAAGGTTCGGCCGAGTTTCTGGGCCGCGACCTGCTGTCGATGCCCATCGAGGACCGGGCCCGGCTAGGTCTGTTTCTGGGCTTCCAGTACCCGGTGGAGATTCCGGGCGTCACGATGGCCAACTTCATGAAACTGGCTGTCAACGAACAGCGCAAGTTCCGCGGCGAGGAGCCGCTGACGGCCGCCGAGTTCCTGCGTCTGATGCGCGAGAAGAGCGCCGTGGTGGAGCTCTCGTCGAAACTCACCTCGCGGGCCGTGAACGAAGGGTTCTCGGGCGGCGAGAAGAAGAAGAACGAGATTTTCCAGATGGCGATGCTCGACCCGAAGCTGGCGATCCTCGACGAGACCGATTCGGGTCTCGACATCGACGCCCTGCGGATCGTCGCCACGGGCGTTACGAAACTCCATCGGGCGGATAACGCCACGGTGGTCATCACACACTACCAGCGTCTGCTGGATTACATCGTGCCCGACGTGGTGCATGTGCTCTACAAGGGCCGCATCATCCATTCGGGCGACAAGTCGCTGGCTCTCAAGCTCGAAAAGGAGGGTTACGATTGGCTGATCAACGAATACGACAAGTGATGGAGCCGATTCTCGACATCATCCGCGGACTGCGTGCGGCGGACGGCGAGCTTCTCCGCATCGCCGGGGCCGAGGCCGAACCCTTTGCGGCGGTCGATCCCCGGAAACTCCGCATCGAGGCCGCCGCAGGCGCTTCGGCTCGGATTGTCGTGCTGCACACTGCACCCGACATGTCGGTGCTGGAAGTGGAGCTGGCCGAAGGGGCGCAGTTGGAGCTGACCGAGCTGTTCACGGCCGAGGCGTTCGCCGAGGTTTCGGTGAAGCAGGCCGCCCATAGCCGCTGCCGCCTGACGACGGTGCAGTTGACGAGCGCCAACGCCTCGTACCGCATCGACCTCGACGGCGCGGATGCTGAAAACGAACTGGGCGGGGTGTTCCTCACCACGGGCGGCGAGCACTGCGTGGTGAAACTCCGCACGGCGCACAACGTCGCCGACTGCCGCAGCGACTCCTATATCAAGGGCGTTGCCGGCGGGCAGGCCGTCGGGGAGTTCTCGGGACTGGTCTACGTCGCTCCCGACGCCCAGCGCACCGATGCCCGCCAGCAGAGCCGCAATATTTTGCTCAGCGAGACGGCACGCATCACGACCCAGCCGCAACTGGAAATCTATGCCGACGACGTGAAGTGTTCGCACGGCGCGACGGTGGGGCAGATGGATGCCGATGCGATTTTGTACATGCGTCAGCGGGGTCTGAGCGAAGCGCAGGCCCGGCGGTTGCAGATCGAGGGGTTCGTCGGCGATGTCGTCGGCCGCTGCGGCATCGAGCCGCTGTGCGGGGCGATCATGGAACGGGCCGCGGCGAAAATTGAAACTATGTAAGGATGTTCGACATCGAGAAAATACGGGAGGAGTTCCCGATCCTGCACCGCGAGGTCTATGGCAAATCGTTGGTTTACCTCGACAGCGGTGCTACGGCGCAAAAGCCTCGGCAGGTGATCGATACGGTCGATTACCTCTACCGGGACTTGAACTCCAACATCCACCGCGGCGTGCATTTCCTTTCGGAGCAGGCCACGGAGTTGTACGAGGAGGCCCGCGGGCGTATCGCCGCGTTCGTCGGGGCCGCCGAAAAGGAGGAGATCGTCTTCACGGCGGGCGCCACGGCGTCGCTCAATACGGTGGCTTATGCTTGGGGCGATGCATTCGTCGGGGTTGGGGACAACATCCTCGTCAGCGAGATGGAGCACCACTCCAACATCGTGCCGTGGCAACTATTGGCCGAACGCCGGGGGGCTGAAATCCGCGTGCTTCCGTTCGACGAGACGGGAGCGCTGCGCACGGACTTGCTGCCGGAACTGGTGGACGCGCGGACGCGCGTGGTGGCCGTGACGCAGGCGTCGAATACGCTCGGCACGCGGCCCGACCTGCGGCCCGTCGTCGAAGCGGCGCATGCCGTGGGGGCCGTCGTCGTTGTCGACGGCTGTCAGGGCGTGGTGCACGGCGGGGTCGATGTCCGCAAGATGGACTGCGATTTCTACGCCTTTTCGGGCCACAAGCTCTACGGTCCGACGGGTATCGGCGTGCTGTACGGCAAACGGGAGCTGTTGGAGAAGATGCCGCCGTTCCTCGGGGGCGGCGACATGGTCGACACGGTGACGTTCGCGAAGACCACCTATGCCCCCGTGCCGCTGAAATTCGAGGCCGGAACGGCCAATTTCGTGGGTGCCATCGGGCTGGGCGAGGCGGTGAAGTTCGTGCAGCAGTTCGACGCGGTGGAGATCGAGGCACACGAAGAGTCGCTGCTGCGCCGGGCCACGGAGCGGCTGACGGCCATCGACGGACTGCGGATTTACGGCATGGCGCCCGATAAGTGCGCCATCGTGTCGTTCAACGTCGAGGGGGTGCATCCCTACGACATGGGGATGATCCTCGACAAACTGGGCATCGCGGTCCGCACGGGCCAGCACTGCGCCGAACCCGTGATGGACCACTACGGCACCACGGGCATGTGCCGGGCCTCGTTCGCGCTGTACAATACGCTTGCGGAGGCCGACGCGCTGGCCGCCGGGGTCGAACGGGCCGTGAAGATGTTACGCTAAAATTTAAGATATAGCTACAAAACTACTACCTATGTTCATCGTACTCGAAGGATTGGACGGAGCGGGCAAATCGACCCAAATCCGTATGCTGCGACGACTGTTCTCCGAACGGGGCGTGGAGAGCGAGTATGTGCATTTCCCGCGCTTCGACGCTCCGGTCTACGGCGAGCTGATCGCCCGTTTCCTCCGGGGGGAGTTCGGTGGCGTGAACGAGGTCGATCCCTACCTCGTGGCCCTGCTTTTCGCGGGCGACCGCGCCGCGGCGGGTCCGCAGATCCGGGAGTGGATCGCCGCGGGCAAAGCCGTGATCCTCGACCGTTATGTCTATTCGAACGTAGGCTTCCAGTGTGCGAAACTTCCTGCCGGGGAGCCGCGCGACCGCCTTGCGCAATGGATTCTCGACCTCGAATTCGGTTATAACGACCTGCCGCGTCCCGATATGTCGCTGTTCCTCGACGTGCCTTTCACTTTCACCGAGAGCAAGCTCTCCGAAGTGCGCGAGGGCGACGACCGCACCTATCTGCAGGGCGGTCAGGACATCCACGAGGGCGCCCTCGACCTGCAGCGGCGTGTCCGCGAGGTCTATCTGGCCGCTGCCGCGAAGGATGCTTCGCTGCGCGTGGTCGACTGCAGCGATGCGAACGGGGCGATGGGTTCGCCCGAACATATTTTCGACAAAATCCGGACCGCACTGGCCCCGATACTCGATGAGCGATGAGAAGGTCCCGGGCATTCAAAATTCTGGCAAACGTCTGTCGGCTGATCCTCGCCTGCACGTTCATCCTTTCGGGCTTCTCGAAGGTGATCGACCCGTGGGGCACGGCACTGAAGGTCAACGAGTACCTCTCGATCTACGGTCTGGATTACCTGCAGCCCGCGGCGATGACCTTCTCGATCTGGCTGTGCGGCGCCGAGCTGATGATGGGGTGCATGCTGCTGTTCAAGGTCCGCATCCGCCTGATCTCGATCTTCGCGCTGGTCTCGATGATCTTCTTCACGCTGCTGACGCTGCTCAGCGCCACGCTGATCCCCGTCGAGGACTGCGGATGTTTCGGCGAGGCGCTGAAACTCACCCCTTGGGAGACTTTCGCCAAGAACGTCGCCCTGCTGCCGATGGCCTTCGTGGTGTGGTGGCGCTACCGTCCCGACAAGATATTCGCCTTTAAACCGTTGGAGATCGTGCTTACCTGCACGTTCTTCTTCCTCTCGATGTATCTGGGCTATTACTGCTATATCCACCTGCCGCTGATCGACTTCCTGCCCTATAAGGTCGGGGTCAACATCCACGAGGCGATGCAGGAGCCTGCCGTCGAGCCCGGCGAGTCGGAGACCGTGCTGGTCTACCGCAACCGGAAAACGGGCCGTGAACGCGAGTTTTCTTTGGACGACACCGAGTGGCAGGATGCCGAAAAGTGGGAGTGGGTCGACACCCGCACCACGAGCGAACTGCCTTCGGTGCGGCCGCTGGTGAGCGAATTCGCCCTGCGCGACGCCGAGGGCGATGCCACGGAGGAGGTGCTGACCATGCCGGGACGGGTCTATATGCTCTGCGTCACGGAGTTCGACCGTCTGTCGCGTCCCTGCGCCCGGCGTATGGCCTCTCTGGTGGAGCGTGCCCGGGAGGAGGGTGCGCATGTGGTCTGCCTGACGCCCGACCCGCTGTACGGCGTCACATGGCACGATTTCGGCTCGGGGGAGGTGCGCTGCTACAACATCGACGCCTCGACGATGAAAACCATGCTCCGGGCCTATAACGGTCTCGTGGTGCTGGACGACGGAACCATCACGGCTAAAAGGAATTGTCGCGATATTCGTCCGTAGGGGCGTCCGGCGGGATGTGGTATAAAAGTTGACACGGAGAAATCCGTGTCAACTTTTTTCGTATGCGTATTTTACCTCTTTTGACAATCGTCCTGCTTGCCGGGGCGTGCGGCCGCAGAACCCCGGCTCCCGAGGCGGTGCGTCCCGTGAAGGTCACGACGGCCGCGGGTGCAGGTCTCATCGACAAGGATTTTGCCGGCATGGCTACACCCGACGACGCCGTGAACCTCGCTTTCAAAGTCGCGGGGCAGGTCCTCGACGTTCCCGTCGCGCAGGGACAGAGCGTGAAGAAGGGGGCGCTGCTCGCCGAGCTGGACCCCCGGGACCTCGAATTGCAGGTATCGGCGACGCGCTCGGCTTTCGAGGAGGCCCGCTCGCAGCAGCAGCGCATGCGGCGGTTGCTGGAACACGAAGCCGTGTCGCGGCAGGAGGCCGAGGCCGCCTCGACGCGCTATGCGCAGGCCCGCTCGACCTATGAGAACACCCTCGACCTGCTGAAAGACACGCGCCTCAGGGCCCCGTTCGCCGGGGTCGTCGAGCGCAAATATGTCGACATTTTCGAACGGGTGCAGGCCGGGCAGTCGATCCTCCGGCTGGTCAATCCCGTCACCACCACCGTCCAATTTACACTGCCCGAGACCGGGCTGTCGCTGCTGCGGGACAGTTCGACGCATTTCACCGTCGAGTTCGACAATTATCGGGGCACGGCGATCCCGGCCCGCCTGAAAGAGTATGTCGAGACCTCGTCCGACGCCTCGGGATTCCCCGTGTCGCTGACCCTCGAAAAT is a window encoding:
- the sufB gene encoding Fe-S cluster assembly protein SufB yields the protein MAENEKDILENIGEQEYKYGFTSDIETETIGKGLSEDVVRLISAKKGEPEWMTERRVAAYRHWLTLEAPTWAHLTIPPIDFQEIIYYAAPKPKKQLGSMDEVDPELKRTFDKLGIPLEEQMALAGVAVDAVMDSVSVKTTFKEVLAEKGIIFCSISEALRDFPELVKKYLGSVVPYTDNFYAALNAAVFSDGSFCYIPKGVRCPMELSTYFRINAAGTGQFERTLIVADEGAYVSYLEGCTAPQRDENQLHAAVVEIIVERDAEVKYSTVQNWYPGDRQGRGGVYNFVTKRGICRENARLSWTQVETGSAITWKYPSCILAGDNSVGEFYSVAMTNNFQQADTGTKMIHIGRNTRSRIVSKGISAGRSENSYRGLVRVAKGAENARNYSQCDSLLIGDRCGAHTFPVIDVRNRTGVVEHEATTSKISDDQLFYCNQRGLSTEDAVGLIVNGYAREVLSKLPMEFAVEAQKLLALQLEGSVG
- a CDS encoding flavodoxin family protein — translated: MKVVVINGSPRRDGLVSQMLGHVAGALPEGCEVETLFVRDMQVRPCTGCMKCRSLGRCVLPEDDAHRTAEAIRGADALIVGSPCYWGNMSGALKVLFDRMVYAMMGERENGMPIPLHKGKRAVLVAACNTVYPFSVWFRQTTGVFRALREILKWSGFRVAGTLGRSGCRKRGVLTPREIEKCKKLAKKIC
- the sufC gene encoding Fe-S cluster assembly ATPase SufC gives rise to the protein MLKVKNLHASVDGKEILRGIDLEVRAGEVHAIMGPNGSGKSTLASVLAGNEKFTVTEGSAEFLGRDLLSMPIEDRARLGLFLGFQYPVEIPGVTMANFMKLAVNEQRKFRGEEPLTAAEFLRLMREKSAVVELSSKLTSRAVNEGFSGGEKKKNEIFQMAMLDPKLAILDETDSGLDIDALRIVATGVTKLHRADNATVVITHYQRLLDYIVPDVVHVLYKGRIIHSGDKSLALKLEKEGYDWLINEYDK
- a CDS encoding SufD family Fe-S cluster assembly protein, which gives rise to MEPILDIIRGLRAADGELLRIAGAEAEPFAAVDPRKLRIEAAAGASARIVVLHTAPDMSVLEVELAEGAQLELTELFTAEAFAEVSVKQAAHSRCRLTTVQLTSANASYRIDLDGADAENELGGVFLTTGGEHCVVKLRTAHNVADCRSDSYIKGVAGGQAVGEFSGLVYVAPDAQRTDARQQSRNILLSETARITTQPQLEIYADDVKCSHGATVGQMDADAILYMRQRGLSEAQARRLQIEGFVGDVVGRCGIEPLCGAIMERAAAKIETM
- a CDS encoding SufS family cysteine desulfurase, giving the protein MFDIEKIREEFPILHREVYGKSLVYLDSGATAQKPRQVIDTVDYLYRDLNSNIHRGVHFLSEQATELYEEARGRIAAFVGAAEKEEIVFTAGATASLNTVAYAWGDAFVGVGDNILVSEMEHHSNIVPWQLLAERRGAEIRVLPFDETGALRTDLLPELVDARTRVVAVTQASNTLGTRPDLRPVVEAAHAVGAVVVVDGCQGVVHGGVDVRKMDCDFYAFSGHKLYGPTGIGVLYGKRELLEKMPPFLGGGDMVDTVTFAKTTYAPVPLKFEAGTANFVGAIGLGEAVKFVQQFDAVEIEAHEESLLRRATERLTAIDGLRIYGMAPDKCAIVSFNVEGVHPYDMGMILDKLGIAVRTGQHCAEPVMDHYGTTGMCRASFALYNTLAEADALAAGVERAVKMLR
- a CDS encoding dTMP kinase, translated to MFIVLEGLDGAGKSTQIRMLRRLFSERGVESEYVHFPRFDAPVYGELIARFLRGEFGGVNEVDPYLVALLFAGDRAAAGPQIREWIAAGKAVILDRYVYSNVGFQCAKLPAGEPRDRLAQWILDLEFGYNDLPRPDMSLFLDVPFTFTESKLSEVREGDDRTYLQGGQDIHEGALDLQRRVREVYLAAAAKDASLRVVDCSDANGAMGSPEHIFDKIRTALAPILDER
- a CDS encoding BT_3928 family protein, producing the protein MRRSRAFKILANVCRLILACTFILSGFSKVIDPWGTALKVNEYLSIYGLDYLQPAAMTFSIWLCGAELMMGCMLLFKVRIRLISIFALVSMIFFTLLTLLSATLIPVEDCGCFGEALKLTPWETFAKNVALLPMAFVVWWRYRPDKIFAFKPLEIVLTCTFFFLSMYLGYYCYIHLPLIDFLPYKVGVNIHEAMQEPAVEPGESETVLVYRNRKTGREREFSLDDTEWQDAEKWEWVDTRTTSELPSVRPLVSEFALRDAEGDATEEVLTMPGRVYMLCVTEFDRLSRPCARRMASLVERAREEGAHVVCLTPDPLYGVTWHDFGSGEVRCYNIDASTMKTMLRAYNGLVVLDDGTITAKRNCRDIRP
- a CDS encoding efflux RND transporter periplasmic adaptor subunit, which gives rise to MRILPLLTIVLLAGACGRRTPAPEAVRPVKVTTAAGAGLIDKDFAGMATPDDAVNLAFKVAGQVLDVPVAQGQSVKKGALLAELDPRDLELQVSATRSAFEEARSQQQRMRRLLEHEAVSRQEAEAASTRYAQARSTYENTLDLLKDTRLRAPFAGVVERKYVDIFERVQAGQSILRLVNPVTTTVQFTLPETGLSLLRDSSTHFTVEFDNYRGTAIPARLKEYVETSSDASGFPVSLTLENPDPARYRISPGMSCTITMQSTDPVPDAVSLPVSAIYAPAEGGTYVWIVGAGDRVTRREVKPGELFGRDRVVIDSGVAPGERVVTAGVYQLREGEQVRILK